One window from the genome of Camelus bactrianus isolate YW-2024 breed Bactrian camel chromosome 4, ASM4877302v1, whole genome shotgun sequence encodes:
- the PTRH1 gene encoding peptidyl-tRNA hydrolase isoform X1, whose translation MGQPGLSLAGLWLSRAMSRCILEPRPPGKRWLVVGLGNPGMPSTRHSVGMAVLGQLARRLGVAESWARDRRCAADLALASLGDAQLVLLRPRRLMNVNGRSVARAAELFGLTAEEVYLVHDELDKPLGKLALKLGGSARGHNGVRSCISCLNSNAMPRLRVGIGRPTHPDEVQAHVLGRFSPAEQELLPPLLERAADLLLDHIRERSQGPSLGP comes from the exons ATGGGGCAGCCGGGCCTCTCGCTCGCGGGACTGTGGCTGAGTAGGGCCATGAGCCGATGCATTTTGGAACCCCGGCCCCCGGGGAAGCGGTGGCTG GTGGTCGGGCTGGGGAACCCTGGAATGCCCAGCACGCGGCACAGCGTGGGCATGGCGGTGCTGGGGCAGCTGGCGCGGCGGCTGGGTGTGGCGGAGAGTTGGGCGCGCGACCGGCGCTGTGCCGCCGACCTCGCCCTGGCCTCACTCGGTGATGCCCAGCTGGTCCTCCTCCGGCCACGGCGGCTCATGAACGTCAACGGGCGCAGCGTGGCCCGGGCCG CGGAGCTGTTCGGGCTGACTGCTGAGGAAGTCTACCTGGTACATGATGAGCTGGACAAGCCGCTGGGGAAACTGGCTCTGAAGTTGGGAGGAAGCGCCAG GGGCCACAATGGAGTCCGTTCCTGTATTAGCTGTCTCAACTCCAAT GCAATGCCACGGCTGCGGGTGGGCATCGGGCGCCCGACACACCCGGATGAAGTGCAGGCCCATGTGCTGGGCCGCTTCTCCCCCGCCGAGCAGGAGCTGCTGCCTCCATTGCTGGAGCGCGCCGCCGACCTGCTCCTGGACCACATCCGTGAGAGGAGCCAGGGGCCTTCGTTGGGCCCCTGA
- the PTRH1 gene encoding peptidyl-tRNA hydrolase isoform X2, whose amino-acid sequence MGQPGLSLAGLWLSRAMSRCILEPRPPGKRWLVVGLGNPGMPSTRHSVGMAVLGQLARRLGVAESWARDRRCAADLALASLGDAQLVLLRPRRLMNVNGRSVARAAELFGLTAEEVYLVHDELDKPLGKLALKLGGSARGHNGVRSCISCLNSNELLPPLLERAADLLLDHIRERSQGPSLGP is encoded by the exons ATGGGGCAGCCGGGCCTCTCGCTCGCGGGACTGTGGCTGAGTAGGGCCATGAGCCGATGCATTTTGGAACCCCGGCCCCCGGGGAAGCGGTGGCTG GTGGTCGGGCTGGGGAACCCTGGAATGCCCAGCACGCGGCACAGCGTGGGCATGGCGGTGCTGGGGCAGCTGGCGCGGCGGCTGGGTGTGGCGGAGAGTTGGGCGCGCGACCGGCGCTGTGCCGCCGACCTCGCCCTGGCCTCACTCGGTGATGCCCAGCTGGTCCTCCTCCGGCCACGGCGGCTCATGAACGTCAACGGGCGCAGCGTGGCCCGGGCCG CGGAGCTGTTCGGGCTGACTGCTGAGGAAGTCTACCTGGTACATGATGAGCTGGACAAGCCGCTGGGGAAACTGGCTCTGAAGTTGGGAGGAAGCGCCAG GGGCCACAATGGAGTCCGTTCCTGTATTAGCTGTCTCAACTCCAAT GAGCTGCTGCCTCCATTGCTGGAGCGCGCCGCCGACCTGCTCCTGGACCACATCCGTGAGAGGAGCCAGGGGCCTTCGTTGGGCCCCTGA